DNA from Comamonas serinivorans:
CCAGTTCCTGGACGCCGACACCATCGTCATCGGCGCGCCCATGTACAACTTCAGCATCCCCAGCCAGCTCAAGGCCTGGCTGGACCGCCTCGCCCAGGCCGGCCGCACCTTCCGCTACACCGAAAAGGGCCCGGAAGGCCTGGCCGGTGGTCGCCGGGTGATCGTCGTGTCCACACGGGGCGGCCAATACGCCGGCACGCCGTTTGAAACCGCCATGGACCACCAGGAAGCCTTCCTGCGCACCATGTTCGGCTTCATGGGCATCGCCAACGTGGAAATCGTGCGCGCCGAACGCCTGGCCATGGACCGCGACGGCAGCCTGGCCGCCGCCAAGGCCCACATCGACGCCACGCTGACCGCACCCGTGGCCGCCTGAGCCACGCCAGCCTGCCTGCCCGCGCCTGC
Protein-coding regions in this window:
- a CDS encoding FMN-dependent NADH-azoreductase gives rise to the protein MKLLHIDSAITSNSASRELTHYIVDRLTTEGDQVQHLDLHAQPIDHLAAVSLGFRTGQQAATQAERDQNALSEQLVSQFLDADTIVIGAPMYNFSIPSQLKAWLDRLAQAGRTFRYTEKGPEGLAGGRRVIVVSTRGGQYAGTPFETAMDHQEAFLRTMFGFMGIANVEIVRAERLAMDRDGSLAAAKAHIDATLTAPVAA